Proteins encoded by one window of Torulaspora delbrueckii CBS 1146 chromosome 2, complete genome:
- the UBX4 gene encoding Ubx4p (similar to Saccharomyces cerevisiae UBX4 (YMR067C); ancestral locus Anc_2.638) — translation MATVSINYNFAHFRAKVAPNTVLNDVLVDSLRHYKLLDDEAPNNCQDWVLLHNKKPVTLDLPWRFLNLSTGVNLELKKSEAGSKADEGNSVKIKWQVTGHKTIVETIRSSADLKDVLDVLASKHGWSLESSNTKLQVFSKVVPYAELRGLTLDDLGVKSSALVRLTNSETIQQDSSGVDPNKEEQVAAKPEDLKGTETLAKKHVLHEVSAYIPTDTSIAKQIQKDENADDYEMTVDQARRYQHMLLKQTGGLGGPLMTKRLRQEKEESAKTVVKECVVRIRFPDLTHIEVAFEPAESMKTIYKVVSESLIDDSMNFTLNQPHPFEVYQPDDRKLVDELGFGTKTLLMFDCKDKGPYLRNEILESAKGLTDADDVRRDRGEHSSDEKISDDVVKPKISTSDPKIKKIPKWLKLSKK, via the coding sequence ATGGCTACAGTCTCGATCAATTACAATTTTGCCCATTTCAGGGCCAAAGTGGCTCCAAATACGGTGTTAAATGACGTCTTGGTTGACAGTTTAAGGCATTACAAGCTGCTAGATGATGAAGCACCGAACAATTGCCAGGACTGGGTTCTTTTACACAACAAAAAACCAGTGACTCTAGATTTGCCCTGGAGGTTCCTCAATCTTAGCACAGGGGTTAATttggagttgaagaaaagtgAGGCTGGTTCAAAGGCTGATGAGGGCAACTCTGTGAAGATAAAATGGCAAGTCACTGGTCACAAGACTATAGTTGAAACCATTAGAAGCTCCGCTGACCTGAAGGATGTGCTTGATGTGCTGGCATCGAAACATGGATGGTCATTAGAATCCTCCAACACCAAGTTACAAGTATTCTCCAAGGTTGTACCCTATGCAGAACTCAGAGGATTGACTCTGGATGATCTTGGAGTTAAAAGCTCTGCGTTAGTTAGACTTACAAACTCAGAGACTATTCAGCAAGACTCATCTGGAGTAGATCCAAACAAGGAAGAACAGGTTGCTGCGAAGCCTGAAGACTTGAAAGGCACAGAAACACTAGCTAAGAAGCATGTACTACATGAAGTTTCGGCATATATTCCCACGGACACATCGATTGCAAAACAAATACAAAAGGACGAGAATGCGGATGATTATGAAATGACAGTGGATCAGGCTAGGAGATACCAGCATATGCTCTTGAAGCAAACAGGTGGTCTCGGAGGACCATTGATGACCAAGAGACTCAGACAGGAAAAAGAAGAGTCCGCAAAGACGGTGGTAAAGGAATGTGTAGTGAGGATACGATTTCCTGACTTGACTCATATCGAGGTAGCTTTCGAACCAGCTGAAAGTATGAAGACTATATACAAGGTTGTGTCAGAATCGCTGATAGATGACAGTATGAATTTCACATTGAACCAGCCGCATCCTTTCGAAGTTTACCAACCGGATGATAGAAAATTGGTGGACGAATTAGGCTTCGGTACCAAGACTTTATTAATGTTCGACTGCAAAGATAAAGGTCCATATTTGAGGAATGAGATTTTAGAATCTGCTAAAGGCTTGACAGACGCTGATGACGTTCGGAGAGATCGAGGCGAGCATTcatctgatgaaaagatcagCGATGATGTTGTTAAACCAAAGATCAGTACCTCAGACCCTAAAATTAAGAAGATCCCTAAATGGTTGAAACTGAGCAAGAAGTGA
- the AVO2 gene encoding Avo2p (similar to Saccharomyces cerevisiae AVO2 (YMR068W); ancestral locus Anc_2.639) → MLGDPSVRLREAVIEGNLLIVKRLLRRFPCYLTNIDPTNGWTSLHYASYHGRYLICVYLIQLGHDKRELATTFKGNTCVHLALMNGHEQTTHLLLQYFPGFIDRPGEHGRAPIHIACMHDHFQCLSLLMGVGAKLDITDDDGDTPLHVCLEYGSIHCMKLLLIDGGIVNDNARNNLNWRPSDVAETFELAKLYAKTLKEAQLPGLPRKPSYNSFRTPVLTSKSVFDDGPSPVLTMNSPYSIYAQTAPIPQLPRISTSRRPSAAVSIKSPIANTSFQSRLASKDSSLTSSGSSLNKKDTRNSVIDWQRTTSSSEVSPEKREPAKMELPTDGGRLTGPLARNGSPVDSREKPSPQEGRKRRISLLNIPVAKLRQQES, encoded by the coding sequence ATGCTAGGAGATCCATCGGTGCGATTGCGAGAAGCCGTTATAGAGGGGAATTTACTGATTGTCAAGAGGCTTTTAAGACGATTTCCCTGTTACTTGACCAATATCGATCCAACCAATGGTTGGACTTCACTACATTATGCTTCATATCACGGTCGATATTTGATATGTGTTTATCTGATCCAATTAGGTCATGACAAGAGAGAATTAGCGACCACTTTTAAAGGTAATACTTGCGTTCACCTAGCACTAATGAATGGCCATGAGCAAACTACGCATTTACTTTTACAATATTTCCCAGGGTTTATCGATCGACCAGGTGAGCATGGACGTGCTCCTATTCATATCGCGTGTATGCACGATCATTTCCAATGTCTTAGCTTGCTGATGGGAGTTGGTGCAAAATTGGATATAACGGACGATGATGGTGATACTCCATTGCATGTTTGCCTTGAATACGGCAGTATTCATTGCATGAAACTACTCCTAATAGATGGTGGGATTGTGAACGATAATGCAAGGAACAATCTCAATTGGAGACCAAGTGATGTTGCCGAAACTTTTGAGTTGGCAAAACTTTATGCGAAAACACTGAAAGAGGCTCAACTTCCTGGATTACCGAGGAAACCAAGTTATAATTCATTTAGGACACCCGTCTTGACATCAAAATCAGTATTTGACGACGGTCCCTCGCCAGTGTTGACAATGAATTCGCCTTACTCGATATACGCACAGACAGCCCCTATACCACAATTGCCCagaatttcaacaagtaGACGACCATCGGCTGCGGTTAGCATTAAATCGCCTATTGCCAACACATCGTTTCAGTCAAGGTTAGCATCGAAGGACTCATCATTGACCAGTTCAGGCTCTTCTCTAAACAAGAAGGATACGCGCAATAGTGTGATCGACTGGCAACGAACTACGTCTTCATCTGAAGTATCACCGGAGAAGAGAGAGCCAGCCAAGATGGAACTGCCGACTGACGGTGGCAGGCTAACGGGACCTCTTGCGAGAAACGGTTCACCAGTGGATAGTAGAGAAAAGCCATCGCCGCAGGAAGGGCGTAAAAGAAGGATATCGCTGCTGAACATCCCAGTAGCCAAATTACGGCAACAGGAATCGTAG
- the HOT13 gene encoding Hot13p (similar to Saccharomyces cerevisiae HOT13 (YKL084W); ancestral locus Anc_2.640), giving the protein MNEIYGETVDNESRCVHWHSPLDVIALKFRCCQRFYACYSCHELTGHTPQRYRLPSQEKVVMCGVCRTPMTFDQYAQLSCPNCSALFNPGCKIHYDMYFQMPN; this is encoded by the coding sequence ATGAATGAAATATATGGCGAAACAGTCGATAATGAGTCTCGCTGTGTGCACTGGCATTCGCCTTTGGACGTTatagctttgaaattcagGTGTTGTCAGCGTTTTTACGCCTGTTATTCATGCCATGAACTCACCGGCCACACGCCACAACGATACCGCTTGCCCTCTCAGGAAAAAGTAGTAATGTGCGGAGTGTGTCGTACTCCAATGACTTTCGATCAATATGCTCAATTAAGTTGTCCTAATTGCTCCGCTCTGTTTAATCCAGGCTGTAAGATCCACTATGATATGTATTTCCAAATGCCCAATTAA
- the MDH1 gene encoding malate dehydrogenase MDH1 (similar to Saccharomyces cerevisiae MDH1 (YKL085W); ancestral locus Anc_2.641), with the protein MFSRVARRAFSTTKVNPYKVTVLGAGGGIGQPLSLLLKLNHKVTDLRLYDLKGAAGVAADLSHIPTNSVVKGFTPDQDKGLHKALENTDVVLIPAGVPRKPGMTRDDLFAINAGIVRDLAAAAAEAAPNAAILVISNPVNSTVPIVAEVLKSKGVYDPHKLFGVTTLDTIRASRFISEVANTDPTQEKVNVVGGHSGITIIPLISQTKHKNLPKDKKDALIHRIQFGGDEVVQAKNGAGSATLSMAQAGAKFANAVLAGLAGEREVIENSYVDSPLYKSDGIEFFASPVTLGVNGVEKIHSIGDISSEEEELLAKCKETLKKNIEKGVAFAKK; encoded by the coding sequence atgTTCTCTAGAGTCGCCAGACGTGCTTTCTCCACTACCAAGGTCAACCCCTACAAAGTCACCGTGCTAGGTGCAGGCGGCGGAATCGGTCAGCCGCTTTCCCTGTTGTTGAAACTTAACCACAAGGTGACTGATTTGAGATTATACGATTTGAAAGGTGCTGCTGGTGTTGCCGCTGATCTATCCCATATCCCAACTAACTCTGTCGTCAAAGGTTTCACTCCTGACCAAGACAAGGGTTTGCACAAGgctttggaaaacaccGATGTTGTGTTGATTCCAGCCGGTGTGCCAAGAAAACCAGGTATGACTCGTGATGACTTGTTTGCTATCAATGCAGGTATTGTACGTGATCTAgctgcagcagcagctGAAGCAGCTCCAAATGCTGCTATTTTGGTCATTTCTAACCCAGTCAACTCTACTGTACCAATTGTCGCAGAGGTTTTGAAATCCAAGGGTGTTTATGATCCACACAAATTGTTCGGTGTTACCACTTTGGACACTATCAGAGCTTCTAGATTTATCTCCGAAGTTGCAAACACTGATCCAACCCAAGAAAAGGTCAATGTTGTTGGTGGTCACTCTGGTATCACTATCATCCCATTGATCTCTCAAACTAAACACAAGAACTTGCCAAAGGATAAGAAGGATGCTTTGATTCACAGAATTCAATTTGGTGGTGACGAAGTTGTTCAGGCCAAGAACGGTGCTGGTTCCGCTACTTTGTCAATGGCTCAAGCCGGTGCTAAATTTGCAAACGCTGTGCTAGCTGGTTTGGCTGGTGAACGTGAGGTTATCGAGAACAGTTATGTCGACTCTCCTCTTTATAAATCCGATGGTATTGAATTCTTTGCTTCTCCAGTGACTTTGGGTGTtaatggtgttgaaaagatccACTCCATTGGTGATATCTCttctgaggaagaagaactatTGGCCAAGTGTAaggaaactttgaagaagaacatcgAAAAGGGTGTTGCTTTCGCTAAGAAATAA
- the SRX1 gene encoding sulfiredoxin (similar to Saccharomyces cerevisiae SRX1 (YKL086W); ancestral locus Anc_2.642): MSIQSRNLKVSEIPLSQISRPIAPVLDTAKINAMVSTMQGTPTASKTCTLEQAEASEGLLPPVDIMRISDREGVRFFAFGGCHRLQAYDRIAQSSGEDPMVRCKIIPTTKQQLALYLGSSVENLGI, from the coding sequence ATGTCTATTCAGAGCCGTAATCTAAAAGTCAGTGAAATCCCACTTTCccaaatttcaagaccCATTGCACCCGTCCTCGATACCGCGAAGATAAACGCAATGGTATCCACCATGCAAGGCACACCGACGGCCAGTAAAACATGCACATTGGAACAAGCGGAGGCAAGTGAAGGTTTACTCCCTCCAGTAGACATAATGCGTATCAGCGACCGGGAAGGAGTGCGTTTTTTTGCGTTCGGAGGTTGTCATAGGTTACAAGCATACGATCGGATAGCACAAAGCAGTGGAGAGGATCCAATGGTTCGTTGCAAGATCATTCCCACTACTAAGCAGCAATTAGCGTTATATTTGGGCAGTTCAGTGGAGAACCTGGGGATCTAG
- the GPA1 gene encoding guanine nucleotide-binding protein subunit alpha (similar to Saccharomyces cerevisiae GPA1 (YHR005C); ancestral locus Anc_2.643) yields the protein MGCSISTHAVEDENDPFLQGQRANDRIEQSLQQEKDKSKSEIKLLLLGAGESGKSTVLKQLKLMHQGGFTHQERLRYTQVIWADAIQSMKILVIQARKLGIQLDCDNPVKSPELFECKRVLLKAKALDFIDAGVAGGSEFLSDYVLKYSERYETKRRIQSTGEAQAFDTEQAAQLEAPLDLREISNNLEQGTSDDQMFIREQQRQLQQRARTNEEVAYAIRALWRRDHGIKQCYARSNEFQLEGSAGYYFDHLDNFARPDYVCTDEDILKGRIKTTGITESEFTIGSSKFRVFDAGGQRSERKKWIHCFEGITAVLFVLAMSEYDQMLFEDELVNRMHESIMLFDTLVNSRWFRDTPFILFLNKMDLFEDKVRRIPIRKYFPDYQGRVGDVEAGISYFENIFLSLNRTDKPIYVRRTCATDSQTMKFVLSAVTDLITQQNLKRSGIL from the coding sequence ATGGGGTGTAGTATCAGTACACATGCTGTAGAGGACGAAAACGATCCCTTCTTACAGGGCCAGAGGGCCAATGACCGCATTGAGCAGTCCCTACAGCAGGAGAAGGACAAGAGTAAGAGTGAGATTAAGTTGTTGCTACTGGGAGCTGGTGAATCTGGGAAATCTACTGTCTTGAAACAGCTGAAATTGATGCATCAAGGTGGATTTACACACCAGGAAAGATTACGATACACGCAAGTGATATGGGCTGATGCGATACAATCgatgaaaattttggtgATACAAGCGAGGAAATTGGGGATTCAGTTGGATTGTGATAACCCTGTGAAGAGTCCGGAATTGTTTGAGTGTAAGCGCGTTCTATTGAAGGCCAAAGCGCTGGATTTTATCGATGCGGGGGTAGCTGGTGGATCGGAGTTTCTAAGTGACTACGTGTTGAAGTATTCTGAACGATACGAGACCAAGAGACGAATACAGAGTACTGGCGAAGCCCAGGCATTCGACACCGAGCAAGCTGCTCAGCTCGAAGCCCCACTGGATTTGCGAGAAATTTCCAACAATTTGGAACAAGGTACCAGCGATGACCAGATGTTCATTCGTGAGCAACAGCGACAATTGCAACAGAGAGCACGTACGAACGAAGAGGTTGCATACGCGATTCGTGCCCTATGGCGGAGGGACCATGGTATCAAGCAATGTTACGCCCGTTCGAATGAATTTCAACTCGAAGGTTCTGCCGGTTACTATTTTGACCACCTGGACAATTTCGCAAGACCTGACTACGTTTGCACAGACGAAGATATCTTAAAAGGACGTATCAAGACTACTGGAATCACCGAAAGTGAGTTTACGATCGGGTCTTCGAAATTCCGGGTTTTCGACGCAGGAGGACAACGATCTGAGCGTAAGAAATGGATCCACTGCTTCGAAGGGATAACTGCAGTTCTTTTTGTGCTTGCCATGAGTGAATACGACCAAATGttgtttgaagatgaacttGTAAACCGTATGCATGAGTCAATCATGTTATTTGACACACTGGTCAATTCACGCTGGTTCCGTGACACACCGTTTATCCTATTTCTTAATAAGATGGACCTATTCGAGGATAAAGTGCGCCGGATTCCAATTCGCAAATACTTCCCAGACTACCAAGGTCGTGTGGGGGATGTCGAGGCTGGAATAAGTTATTTTGAAAACATATTTCTAAGCTTGAACCGAACCGACAAACCCATCTACGTGCGCAGAACGTGTGCTACCGACTCACAAACGATGAAGTTTGTACTGAGTGCAGTGACTGATCTGATCACTCAGCAGAATCTCAAACGGTCTGGAATTCTATGA
- the CYT2 gene encoding cytochrome c1 heme lyase CYT2 (similar to Saccharomyces cerevisiae CYT2 (YKL087C); ancestral locus Anc_2.644): MVSSQPGEESKCPVDHESREVWLKQAQKEQKEQKDKCPVDHESREVWMQKAGVGSAEDVECSSDQLPEVPQYHSDVKLPEKREISSIPRTGSNSHWVYPSEKQFFEAMLRKKWDPHSEDMKTVVPLHNTVNERVWNSIKLWEQGQGGESCGGIQLTSFKGDAKKLTPRAWFRSAILGFSKPFDRHDWTVNRCGSSIDYVIDFYHEDNETLGPNIYLDVRPKLNTVEGVRLRLFKTLGL; this comes from the coding sequence ATGGTCAGTTCCCAACCTGGAGAAGAGTCCAAGTGTCCTGTGGACCATGAGTCTAGAGAGGTATGGTTAAAACAGGCTCAAAAAGAGCAGAAGGAGCAGAAAGATAAGTGTCCTGTGGATCATGAATCGAGAGAGGTATGGATGCAGAAAGCTGGTGTTGGAAGTGCCGAAGATGTTGAATGCTCGTCTGATCAGCTGCCTGAAGTACCTCAGTATCATTCGGATGTGAAACTGCCAGAGAAACGTGAGATCTCGTCGATTCCAAGGACAGGTTCAAATTCCCACTGGGTCTATCCATCGGAGAaacaattctttgaagccATGTTGCGTAAGAAATGGGATCCACACTCTGAAGATATGAAAACCGTAGTTCCTCTGCACAATACCGTCAATGAGCGTGTATGGAACAGCATAAAACTTTGGGAACAAGGCCAGGGTGGTGAATCCTGTGGTGGAATCCAGTTAACCAGTTTCAAAGGTGATGCTAAGAAATTGACACCTCGCGCATGGTTCAGAAGTGCTATATTGGGGTTTTCCAAGCCTTTTGACAGACACGATTGGACTGTGAACAGGTGTGGTTCCAGTATTGACTACGTTATAGATTTTTACCATGAGGACAACGAAACGTTGGGACCTAACATATACCTGGATGTACGCCCAAAACTCAACACTGTTGAAGGTGTCAGACTCAGATTATTCAAAACACTCGGCCTCTAA
- the TIM10 gene encoding protein transporter TIM10 (similar to Saccharomyces cerevisiae MRS11 (YHR005C-A); ancestral locus Anc_2.645): MSFLGFGGSAQPQLSSQQKVQAAEAELDLVTDMFNKLVDNCHKKCISSSYSEGDLNKNESNCLDRCVAKYFETNVKVGEHMQQMGQNFNAAGRL, encoded by the coding sequence ATGTCTTTCCTAGGTTTCGGTGGTAGCGCTCAACCACAACTTTCCTCTCAGCAGAAAGTCCAGGCCGCTGAGGCCGAATTGGACCTTGTTACCGATatgttcaacaaactgGTAGATAACTGTCATAAGAAAtgtatctcttcttcctaTAGCGAGGGGGATCTGAATAAGAATGAATCCAACTGTTTGGATAGATGCGTTGCCAAATATTTCGAAACTAACGTCAAGGTCGGCGAACATATGCAACAAATGggccaaaatttcaacGCCGCTGGCAGACTTTAA
- the CAB3 gene encoding phosphopantothenoylcysteine decarboxylase complex subunit CAB3 (similar to Saccharomyces cerevisiae YKL088W; ancestral locus Anc_2.646), with protein MDGEERGERGSHMSPNGADEKKPVSILNNWPAGKYPVPKEQDNRPVYYRSGNLRSANASGDEIEKPRPTELKELPSTGSIPRYTSFEKYKNSNSNSNSSQKLKISTDSPVESSPQKSSSACSNTAVSFTVSDEAKIPHHRYSISAKPGRSSGTNSPNASSDQLSEKTDSPSDEKNSIVHMPGDFIYFEPRSKANVPSTGSNPETPTPRKEIIKPSNGPQVPFTEFFQKQDDKKFHILIGATGSVATIKVPLIIDKLYKIYGREKVSIQLIVTKPAEHFLRGLKISTDVKIWREEDEWYGFKKMGDPVLHHELRKWADIFLIAPLSANSLAKLANGICDNLLTSVMRDWAPSTPVLVAPAMNTFMYINPMTKTHLKIIQEDAPFITVLKPVEKVLICGDIGMGGMREWNDIVEILRRRITELHKTDEEDEEEEDDDEEDDEDEEEDEEQDRTKPENDEDDEDEEDDGEDEDEDEDDDEEDEYEDETYGAKKYRKPKSLMPWRRKPAM; from the coding sequence ATGGATGGTGAAGAGCGTGGTGAGCGCGGTTCTCATATGTCCCCCAATGGtgctgatgaaaagaagcCGGTCTCTATACTGAACAACTGGCCTGCTGGCAAATATCCAGTGCCTAAGGAGCAGGATAATAGACCTGTTTATTACCGTAGTGGTAATTTAAGATCCGCGAACGCTAGTGGCGATGAAATAGAGAAACCGAGACCAactgaattgaaagaattacCATCAACTGGTTCCATCCCCAGGTATACatcctttgaaaaatacaagaatTCCAATAGTAACAGCAATAGTAGTCAGAAATTAAAGATATCGACAGATAGTCCCGTGGAGTCATCTCCTCAGAAATCGAGCAGCGCTTGCTCTAATACGGCAGTCTCATTTACGGTATCTGATGAAGCAAAGATCCCTCATCACAGATACTCAATCAGTGCCAAACCAGGTCGATCTTCTGGTACAAATTCACCAAATGCAAGTTCAGACCAGCTGTCAGAAAAGACCGACTCCCCctctgatgaaaagaactCTATAGTGCATATGCCGGGGGATTTCATTTATTTTGAACCGCGGTCAAAGGCAAACGTTCCCTCTACTGGCTCAAATCCAGAAACGCCGACACCTCGTAAAGAAATTATTAAACCATCCAATGGTCCACAGGTTCCCTTTACAGAATTTTTTCAGAAGCAAGATGACAAGAAGTTTCATATACTGATAGGTGCAACAGGATCGGTTGCTACCATAAAAGTTCCACTAATTATTGATAAACTGTACAAGATTTATGGCAGAGAAAAAGTGTCCATCCAATTAATCGTCACTAAACCTGCCGAGCATTTCCTCCGAGGTTTAAAGATCTCCACAGATGTCAAGATATGGCGGGAAGAAGACGAGTGGTAtggtttcaaaaagatggGAGACCCGGTATTACATCATGAACTAAGGAAATGGGCAGATATCTTTTTGATTGCTCCACTATCTGCAAATTcattggccaagttggcCAATGGTATCTGCGACAATCTTCTGACATCAGTGATGAGAGACTGGGCCCCTTCAACCCCAGTACTGGTCGCTCCGGCGATGAATACGTTTATGTACATCAATCCGATGACAAAAACACACCTCAAGATAATACAAGAAGACGCCCCGTTCATCACTGTGTTGAAACCAGTCGAGAAAGTGTTGATTTGTGGCGATATTGGAATGGGCGGAATGCGGGAGTGGAACGATATTGTGGAGATTCTACGACGCCGAATTACAGAACTGCATAAGACTGACGAAGAggacgaggaagaagaagatgatgacgaggaagatgacgaggatgaggaagaagatgaagaacaagatcGAACTAAACCAGAGaatgatgaggatgatgaagatgaagaggatgatggagaggatgaggatgaggatgaggatgatgacgaagaagacgagTACGAAGACGAGACATATGGAGCCAAAAAGTACAGAAAACCCAAAAGTTTGATGCCATGGCGTCGGAAACCCGCTATGTAG
- the TDEL0B07410 gene encoding uncharacterized protein produces MSQRKSKGSFWDSRFRMRRRRHRLKKENNGIPETGRRSIKQVLREYRDRRSAGSLHNVQLSTRNFKSFKTINFENSNLSHAENYSGSEIDPKVYYKQSSAPVGGAELTYREERSTESFVMRNLPRERSAVNSHFEPLKIHVTETKSAPECVASEKSYNETSRHLHEPSLLNFETNARTETSQESVRAYFHNNTGNYNQHFAPRSDTGTVSVESVISSTPSDHQVVPEKNGNGVMKKIESSILSFFGFGSTKESSMRQTNKSQSSTGPTSDRIMSFFSYQSAKGTNKWDFPTNTATEEIDYSIYGSHAKYYM; encoded by the coding sequence aTGTcacagaggaagagtaAGGGGAGTTTTTGGGATTCTCGGTTCaggatgagaagaagaaggcatcggttgaagaaagaaaataatGGGATACCAGAAACTGGGAGAAGATCCATCAAACAAGTACTCAGAGAGTACAGGGATCGGCGCAGTGCTGGCTCATTACACAACGTACAActttcaacaagaaattttaAGAGTTTTAAAACTATTAATTTCGAAAATTCGAACCTGTCGCATGCTGAAAATTATTCTGGCTCTGAGATTGATCCGAAGGTCTACTACAAACAGTCATCGGCTCCTGTTGGGGGGGCAGAATTGACTTATCGGGAAGAGCGCTCGACGGAATCATTTGTGATGAGGAACCTGCCGCGGGAACGGTCAGCTGTCAATTCACATTTTGAACCACTTAAAATTCACGTAACAGAGACAAAATCAGCACCAGAATGCGTTGCCAGTGAGAAAAGTTACAATGAGACTTCCAGACATCTTCATGAACCTTCATTGTTAAATTTTGAAACAAATGCAAGGACAGAAACTTCACAAGAATCAGTTCGAGCGTATTTCCATAACAATACCGGTAATTACAATCAGCATTTCGCACCTCGATCTGATACAGGCACCGTTTCGGTTGAATCTGTAATAAGCTCCACTCCCAGTGATCATCAAGTTGTTCCAGAGAAAAATGGGAATGGtgtgatgaaaaaaatcgaaTCTTCTATCCTTTCATTTTTTGGTTTTGGTTCAACCAAAGAGAGTTCGATGCGGCAGACGAATAAGTCCCAGAGTTCGACAGGACCCACGAGCGATAGAATTATGTCTTTTTTCAGTTACCAAAGCGCAAAGGGAACCAACAAATGGGATTTTCCCACCAATACAGCTACAGAAGAAATAGACTACTCAATCTACGGTAGCCACGCCAAGTATTATATGTAA
- the CCE1 gene encoding cruciform cutting endonuclease (similar to Saccharomyces cerevisiae MRS1 (YIR021W) and CCE1 (YKL011C); ancestral locus Anc_2.647), translated as MPKPGPATRNGIKALDLYCRKTNARNLKRLSLSIGAALGTNKSILRENILSQAAALEELRYRRQKNGTVSVLSIDAGISNFAFTRFSWPLNQELPSLIDWKKIQLRDKFMSPGRKEMSLHPEDTSQVIYELTEYLTTELPLPDVFTIERQRARSMSSRTILEPILKVNILEQVLFSNLRCKARLASGSEGNYLVASSDPQRMTSYWCSLTPIRKPLGQNFPKGSEEAQMKMSSNRLSKSIKINLVKRILEGALGYEPRKLISLTPSWEQRLRSFITGNHKFKLWDCAVLGPDAGVRKDDDLADSFLHGLAWMEWLRAYEEVFNIVMKEQGSYDQNVLADFNDYCKNKKLELEKFQKGTSDNLTDLELEEK; from the coding sequence ATGCCAAAACCTGGGCCCGCGACAAGGAACGGTATTAAAGCTCTAGATTTATATTGTCGAAAGACAAACGCCCGCAATTTGAAGCGGCTGTCATTGTCAATTGGAGCTGCTCTTGGGACTAACAAGAGCATTCTGAGAGAAAATATTCTGAGTCAAGCTGCAGCGCTTGAAGAACTTAGGTATAGACGGCAGAAAAATGGGACGGTTTCAGTTCTGTCCATAGATGCCGGGATTTCTAATTTTGCCTTCACAAGGTTCTCTTGGCCGCTTAATCAAGAGCTGCCCTCGTTGATAGattggaagaagattcaaTTGAGGGATAAGTTCATGAGCCCAGGCCGCAAAGAGATGAGCCTACATCCTGAAGATACTTCCCAGGTTATTTATGAGCTGACTGAATATTTAACGACAGAACTTCCCTTACCTGATGTTTTCACCATCGAAAGACAAAGAGCCAGATCCATGTCCTCTAGGACTATATTGGAGCCCATTCTGAAGGTCAATATATTAGAACAAGTACTTTTCTCCAATCTTAGGTGCAAGGCAAGGCTGGCATCGGGCTCGGAAGGCAACTATCTAGTGGCATCCTCCGATCCACAGCGAATGACATCCTACTGGTGCAGTCTCACACCTATCAGAAAGCCTCTAGGTCAGAATTTCCCCAAGGGATCTGAAGAGGcacagatgaagatgtcgTCAAATAGACTGTCAAAGTCGATCAAAATCAACTTAGTTAAAAGAATTCTCGAGGGCGCACTGGGGTACGAACCACGAAAACTGATTAGTCTGACACCCAGTTGGGAACAGAGATTGAGGAGTTTTATCACAGGTAATCACAAATTCAAGCTTTGGGACTGCGCTGTCCTAGGACCAGATGCCGGTGTTAGAAAAGATGACGACCTAGCCGACTCTTTTTTACATGGCTTAGCTTGGATGGAGTGGCTCAGAGCCTACGAAGAAGTTTTTAACATTGTGATGAAGGAACAGGGTAGTTACGATCAAAATGTCCTAGCAGATTTCAATGATTATTGCAAGAACAAAAAACTGGAGTtagaaaaatttcaaaaaggtACTAGTGACAATCTTACAGATCTagagcttgaagaaaagtaG